The proteins below are encoded in one region of Buttiauxella gaviniae:
- the sodB gene encoding superoxide dismutase [Fe] yields the protein MSFELPALPYAKDALAPHISAETLEYHYGKHHQTYVTNLNNLVKGTAFEGKTLEEIVRTSEGGVFNNAAQVWNHTFYWNCLAPDAGGEPTGAVLDAINQSFGSFAEFKQQFTDAAIKNFGAGWTWLVKNAEGSLAIVSTSNAGTPLTTAAKPLLTVDVWEHAYYIDYRNARAGYLEHFWALVNWEFVAKNLAA from the coding sequence ATGTCGTTCGAACTACCTGCACTACCATATGCAAAAGATGCTTTAGCCCCGCATATCTCTGCCGAAACGCTGGAATACCACTACGGCAAACACCATCAAACCTACGTCACTAACCTGAACAATCTGGTTAAGGGCACAGCGTTTGAAGGCAAAACACTCGAAGAGATCGTTCGCACTTCTGAAGGCGGCGTATTTAACAACGCAGCGCAGGTGTGGAACCATACCTTCTACTGGAACTGCCTGGCACCTGATGCTGGCGGCGAACCAACGGGCGCTGTTTTGGATGCTATCAACCAATCTTTTGGTAGCTTCGCTGAGTTTAAGCAACAGTTTACCGATGCCGCTATCAAGAACTTTGGCGCAGGCTGGACCTGGCTTGTTAAAAACGCAGAGGGTTCGTTAGCCATTGTTTCTACATCTAACGCAGGCACACCGCTGACCACTGCGGCCAAACCGCTGCTGACTGTAGACGTATGGGAACATGCGTATTACATCGACTACCGCAATGCTCGCGCAGGATACCTGGAGCATTTCTGGGCGTTGGTGAATTGGGAATTTGTTGCGAAGAATCTTGCAGCTTAA
- the punC gene encoding purine nucleoside transporter PunC, with the protein MQPSKGFLIWLAGLSVLGFLATDMYLPAFAAIQQDLQTDASAVSASLSLFLAGFAFAQLMWGPLSDHFGRKPVLLAGLSLFAVGCIGMLWVENATALLVLRFVQAVGVCSAAVSWQALVTDYYPANRANRIFATIMPLVGLSPALAPLLGSWILTHFDWQAIFATLFAITLVLMIPTLRLKPRTQHHPQTEENKVSFMSLLRSHVYSGNVLIYAACSASFFAWLTGSPFILNDMGYSPAAIGLSYVPQTIAFLIGGYGCRSALQKWQGKQMLPWLLGVYTLSTFATWAVAVSGHANLTLLLIPFCVMAMANGAIYPIVVASALLPFPQATGKAAALQNTLQLGLCFFASLMVSWLIVTPLLTTTSVMLVTIVLALLGYLLQRRSSAKVWQHAESDAH; encoded by the coding sequence ATGCAACCATCAAAAGGATTTCTTATCTGGCTGGCCGGATTAAGTGTGTTGGGGTTCCTCGCAACAGACATGTATCTGCCTGCTTTTGCTGCTATCCAACAAGATTTACAGACCGACGCCTCCGCCGTGAGTGCCAGTCTGAGCCTGTTCCTGGCAGGTTTTGCCTTTGCCCAACTGATGTGGGGGCCGCTGTCAGACCATTTCGGGCGTAAGCCTGTATTGCTGGCAGGCCTGAGTTTGTTCGCCGTGGGGTGTATTGGCATGCTGTGGGTAGAAAACGCAACTGCTTTGCTGGTATTACGTTTCGTGCAGGCGGTAGGCGTGTGTTCTGCGGCGGTAAGCTGGCAGGCGCTGGTGACGGACTACTATCCGGCGAATCGTGCAAACCGAATTTTTGCCACCATTATGCCGCTGGTCGGGCTTTCTCCCGCTCTGGCACCGCTGCTCGGCAGTTGGATTTTGACCCACTTTGACTGGCAGGCGATTTTCGCCACGCTGTTTGCTATCACGCTGGTGTTGATGATCCCGACTCTGCGTCTGAAGCCTCGCACCCAGCATCATCCGCAAACGGAAGAGAACAAAGTCAGCTTTATGTCGTTACTGCGCTCGCACGTCTACAGCGGAAACGTATTGATTTACGCGGCCTGCTCCGCAAGTTTCTTTGCGTGGCTGACCGGTTCACCGTTCATTTTGAATGATATGGGCTACAGCCCTGCGGCAATTGGTCTGAGCTATGTTCCGCAAACCATCGCTTTCTTGATTGGCGGCTATGGTTGCCGCAGCGCGCTGCAAAAATGGCAAGGCAAACAAATGCTGCCGTGGTTACTGGGCGTGTATACCCTGAGCACCTTCGCGACCTGGGCTGTAGCTGTGAGTGGCCATGCTAACCTGACGTTACTGCTGATCCCATTCTGCGTAATGGCGATGGCAAACGGCGCGATCTACCCGATTGTTGTAGCCTCCGCCCTGCTGCCTTTCCCACAAGCTACGGGGAAAGCCGCTGCGCTGCAAAATACCCTTCAGTTGGGATTATGCTTCTTCGCAAGTTTGATGGTTTCCTGGCTTATCGTAACGCCGTTGCTGACCACCACCAGCGTTATGCTGGTCACCATTGTGTTGGCTCTGCTGGGATATTTGCTGCAACGTCGCAGCAGTGCGAAAGTCTGGCAACACGCTGAATCGGATGCGCATTAA
- a CDS encoding TetR/AcrR family transcriptional regulator, giving the protein MNRHPDHDTREHLLATGEQLCLQRGFTGMGLSELLSTAEVPKGSFYHYFRSKEAFGVAMLERYYTAYNLRLQHHFSQGHGTYRERLLAWYQESVTWFSQHGSLISCLTVKLSAEVCDLSEDMRAALNKGSVQIVSQLADALEKGLAEKSLKLTDAALSQAHVIYALWLGASLQAKISRSAMPLECALAHVTQLLAEPVS; this is encoded by the coding sequence ATGAACAGACATCCTGACCATGACACTCGTGAACATCTCCTTGCCACCGGCGAGCAGCTCTGCCTGCAACGCGGATTTACCGGCATGGGATTAAGCGAACTGTTAAGCACAGCCGAAGTGCCCAAAGGCTCTTTCTACCACTACTTCCGCTCTAAAGAGGCGTTTGGCGTGGCAATGCTTGAGCGCTATTACACTGCCTACAACCTGCGATTACAGCACCATTTTTCGCAGGGGCACGGGACATATCGTGAAAGATTACTGGCGTGGTATCAGGAAAGCGTCACCTGGTTTTCGCAGCACGGAAGTTTGATCAGTTGTTTGACGGTTAAACTTTCAGCCGAAGTCTGTGACCTTTCAGAAGATATGCGTGCGGCGCTCAACAAAGGCTCGGTGCAAATTGTTTCTCAGTTGGCCGATGCTCTTGAAAAAGGCCTCGCTGAGAAAAGCCTGAAGTTAACCGACGCCGCGTTAAGTCAGGCACACGTTATTTATGCCCTGTGGCTCGGAGCCAGTCTACAGGCGAAGATTTCCCGGAGTGCGATGCCGCTGGAATGCGCCCTCGCCCACGTGACTCAACTATTAGCGGAGCCTGTCTCCTGA
- a CDS encoding DUF1289 domain-containing protein yields MSEQLEFFPIQSPCRGICQSDERGFCRGCMRSRDERFQWQQMSDGQKQEVLRLCRQRLMRKLRAGKSPSPEEPQQPSLF; encoded by the coding sequence GTGTCTGAACAGTTAGAGTTTTTCCCGATACAAAGCCCGTGTCGCGGGATCTGCCAGTCAGATGAGCGTGGTTTTTGCCGCGGTTGTATGCGTAGCCGTGACGAGCGTTTCCAATGGCAGCAAATGAGCGACGGGCAAAAGCAAGAAGTGCTGCGGTTATGCCGCCAGCGATTGATGCGCAAATTGCGTGCAGGCAAATCACCATCCCCCGAAGAACCGCAACAACCCTCACTTTTTTAA
- the punR gene encoding DNA-binding transcriptional activator PunR — translation MWSEYSLEVIDAVARNGSFSGAAQELHRVPSAISYTVRQLEEWLAVPLFERRHRDVELTPAGLFFLKEGRSVIKKMMTTRQQCQQIANGWRGHLAIAVDNIVKPERTRQLVLDFYRHFPDIELRIFQEVFNGVWDALADGRVEVAIGATQAIPVGGRYAFRDMGSLSWRCVVASNHALAKLGGTLSDDDLRAWPSLVLEDTSRSLPKRITWLLDNQRRVVVPDWQSGSDCLSAGLCIGMVPLHIARPWLASGQWCELTLDNPFPDAACCLTWRQNDASPALAWLLDYLGDSETMNAEWLQEPEPE, via the coding sequence ATGTGGTCTGAATATTCGCTGGAAGTGATAGATGCGGTGGCGCGCAACGGCAGCTTCAGTGGCGCTGCGCAGGAGTTACACCGCGTTCCGTCTGCCATTAGCTACACGGTACGGCAACTGGAGGAATGGCTGGCGGTTCCGCTGTTTGAACGTCGCCATCGGGATGTGGAATTAACGCCTGCGGGTCTGTTTTTTTTGAAAGAGGGCCGGTCTGTTATCAAAAAAATGATGACGACACGGCAGCAGTGCCAACAGATCGCTAATGGATGGCGCGGGCACCTCGCTATTGCGGTCGATAACATCGTTAAACCCGAGCGAACCCGGCAGTTGGTGCTGGATTTTTATCGCCATTTTCCGGACATCGAGCTGCGAATTTTCCAGGAAGTGTTTAACGGTGTGTGGGATGCGTTAGCTGACGGACGTGTTGAAGTGGCGATTGGCGCAACCCAGGCTATCCCCGTTGGGGGGCGTTATGCTTTCCGGGATATGGGATCCCTAAGCTGGCGTTGCGTGGTGGCATCGAATCATGCGCTTGCGAAGCTTGGCGGTACCCTAAGCGATGACGATCTCCGGGCCTGGCCTTCGCTGGTGCTGGAGGATACCTCCCGTTCACTACCAAAACGAATTACCTGGCTGCTGGATAACCAGCGTCGTGTAGTGGTGCCTGACTGGCAATCTGGTTCAGATTGTCTTAGCGCGGGGCTGTGTATCGGTATGGTGCCTTTGCATATCGCACGGCCGTGGCTGGCATCAGGGCAGTGGTGCGAGTTAACGCTTGATAATCCCTTCCCGGACGCCGCATGCTGCCTGACCTGGCGGCAAAATGATGCATCACCAGCCCTGGCCTGGCTACTGGATTATTTGGGGGACAGTGAGACGATGAATGCGGAGTGGTTGCAGGAGCCTGAGCCCGAGTAA
- the rnt gene encoding ribonuclease T has translation MSDNTQLHSLCDRFRGFYPVVIDVETAGFNAKTDALLEVAAITLKMDQDGWLSPDETLHFHVDPFEGAILEPEALAFNGIDPHNPLRGAVSEYDALHAIFKMVRKGIKDSGCNRAIMVAHNATFDHSFMMAAAERASLKRNPFHPFVTFDTAALSGLALGQTVLAKACIAAGMKFDSSQAHSALYDTEQTALLFCEIVNRWKRLGGWPLPLPVEPEA, from the coding sequence ATGTCTGACAACACGCAACTGCATAGCCTGTGCGACCGTTTTCGTGGTTTTTATCCGGTAGTCATTGACGTTGAAACCGCCGGGTTTAACGCTAAAACCGATGCTTTACTGGAAGTCGCAGCCATCACATTAAAGATGGATCAAGACGGCTGGTTATCGCCGGATGAAACGCTGCATTTCCACGTCGACCCTTTTGAAGGCGCTATACTTGAGCCGGAAGCGCTGGCTTTTAATGGTATCGACCCGCATAACCCGTTGCGTGGTGCCGTCAGCGAATATGATGCGCTACATGCAATTTTCAAAATGGTGCGTAAAGGCATTAAAGACAGCGGTTGTAACCGTGCGATTATGGTGGCGCACAACGCCACATTCGATCACAGCTTTATGATGGCGGCGGCAGAACGTGCTTCGTTAAAACGTAACCCGTTCCATCCTTTTGTGACATTTGATACCGCAGCCCTGAGCGGGCTTGCGTTAGGCCAAACCGTGCTGGCGAAGGCGTGTATTGCCGCAGGCATGAAGTTTGACAGCAGCCAGGCACACTCCGCGCTGTATGACACCGAGCAAACCGCCCTGCTGTTTTGCGAAATCGTCAACCGCTGGAAACGTTTAGGCGGCTGGCCTCTGCCTCTCCCGGTAGAACCCGAAGCGTAG
- a CDS encoding alkene reductase, which produces MSADKLFTPLKVGAITTPNRIFMAPLTRLRSIVPGDIPTPLMGEYYRQRASSGLIISEATQISAQAKGYEGAPGLHSDEQIAAWKKITAGVHAADGRIAVQLWHTGRISHSSIQPGQQAPVAPSALSAGTRTSLRDENGHAIRVDTSMPRALELNEIPGIVNDFRQAVGNARDAGFDMVELHSAHGYLLHQFLSPTSNHRTDEYGGSRENRARLVLEVVDAACKEWSADRIGIRVSPIGSFQNVDNGPDEEADALYLIEELNKRGIAYLHMSEPDWAGGESYTEAFRQKVRERFNGVIIGAGAYTPEKAEALIEKGLIDAVAFGRDYIANPDLVERLHHKAELNAQRPESFYGGGAEGYTDYPTL; this is translated from the coding sequence ATGTCAGCAGATAAATTATTTACTCCACTGAAAGTCGGTGCCATCACAACACCAAACCGTATTTTTATGGCGCCATTAACCCGACTGCGCAGCATCGTTCCGGGTGATATTCCGACCCCATTGATGGGCGAATATTACCGTCAACGCGCAAGCTCCGGGCTTATTATCAGCGAAGCTACGCAGATTTCTGCTCAGGCAAAAGGCTACGAAGGCGCACCGGGTCTGCACAGCGATGAGCAAATTGCCGCCTGGAAGAAAATCACAGCGGGCGTTCATGCCGCAGACGGGCGCATTGCCGTGCAATTGTGGCACACTGGTCGTATTTCACACTCCAGCATTCAGCCGGGCCAGCAGGCTCCTGTAGCGCCTTCCGCTCTTTCTGCGGGCACACGTACCTCATTGCGTGATGAAAATGGCCATGCGATCCGCGTCGATACCTCAATGCCACGTGCTCTTGAGCTAAATGAAATTCCTGGCATCGTAAATGACTTCCGCCAGGCCGTTGGCAATGCACGCGATGCAGGTTTTGATATGGTCGAACTGCACTCCGCACACGGCTATCTGCTGCACCAGTTCTTGTCTCCAACGTCTAACCATCGTACTGATGAGTACGGCGGCAGCCGCGAAAACCGCGCACGTCTGGTGCTCGAAGTGGTGGATGCCGCGTGCAAAGAATGGAGCGCCGATCGCATTGGGATCCGTGTTTCGCCGATCGGTTCATTCCAGAATGTTGATAACGGCCCGGATGAAGAAGCCGATGCGCTGTATCTGATTGAAGAGTTAAACAAACGCGGCATTGCGTACCTGCACATGTCCGAGCCTGACTGGGCTGGCGGCGAATCCTACACCGAGGCATTCCGTCAGAAAGTGCGTGAGCGCTTTAACGGGGTAATTATCGGCGCGGGGGCATACACCCCAGAGAAAGCCGAAGCGCTTATCGAGAAAGGTTTAATCGATGCGGTCGCCTTTGGTCGCGATTACATTGCCAACCCGGATCTGGTTGAACGTCTGCATCACAAGGCTGAACTTAATGCCCAACGTCCAGAAAGTTTCTACGGCGGCGGCGCTGAAGGCTACACCGATTACCCGACTTTGTAG
- a CDS encoding C40 family peptidase, translating into MARITKISITLCALLFTLPYTPLTQASEHARPVVAQKAHVVKKSTAKSTEKSSKSKEKTTTSTKKASTTAKTSSKKKESAAVKTKTAKNSSTNKTKNLAKNDRKKTSQIAKVQPVTFTEKCSKPRKGHKVRCVKVKAEQPTTIAQAHKVRVQKAQKTAMNKLMGQIGKPYRWGGTSPRTGFDCSGLVYYAYKDLVKFRIPRTANEMYHLRDASSVDRGELETGDLVFFRTQGRGTADHVGVYVGNGKFIQSPRSGRDIQITSLSEDYWQRHYVGAKRVMTPKTIR; encoded by the coding sequence GTGGCGCGGATAACAAAAATTTCTATCACGCTCTGTGCTCTGCTATTTACCTTGCCTTATACACCATTGACGCAGGCGTCTGAACACGCACGTCCCGTGGTTGCGCAGAAAGCGCACGTTGTGAAAAAAAGCACGGCGAAGAGCACAGAAAAGAGCAGTAAGAGTAAAGAAAAAACCACCACCTCAACCAAGAAAGCCAGCACCACAGCAAAAACATCCAGCAAGAAAAAAGAATCCGCTGCGGTAAAAACAAAAACGGCTAAGAATTCCAGCACCAATAAAACCAAAAACCTCGCAAAAAACGACCGTAAAAAAACCTCCCAGATTGCTAAAGTCCAGCCTGTTACTTTCACCGAAAAATGCAGCAAGCCGCGTAAAGGCCACAAAGTGCGTTGTGTGAAAGTAAAAGCTGAACAACCGACGACGATTGCGCAGGCGCATAAAGTCCGCGTGCAAAAAGCACAGAAAACAGCCATGAACAAACTGATGGGCCAGATTGGCAAACCGTATCGCTGGGGCGGCACCTCTCCGCGCACCGGTTTCGATTGCAGCGGTCTGGTCTATTACGCTTATAAAGATTTAGTGAAATTCCGTATTCCACGTACCGCCAATGAAATGTATCACCTGCGTGATGCTTCTTCTGTTGACCGTGGCGAACTCGAAACGGGCGACCTGGTGTTCTTCCGCACCCAGGGGCGTGGCACAGCGGATCACGTGGGTGTTTATGTCGGTAACGGGAAATTTATTCAGTCACCGCGTTCTGGCCGGGATATTCAAATCACTTCATTGAGCGAAGATTACTGGCAGCGCCACTATGTGGGTGCCAAACGCGTCATGACGCCAAAAACCATTCGCTAA
- a CDS encoding Grx4 family monothiol glutaredoxin encodes MSTIEKIQQQITENPILLYMKGSPKLPSCGFSAQAVQALSACGERFAYVDILQNPDIRAELPKYANWPTFPQLWVDGELVGGCDIIIEMYQRGELQTLIKETAAKHKSEEPGEE; translated from the coding sequence ATGAGCACTATTGAAAAAATCCAACAACAAATCACTGAGAACCCAATCCTTCTGTATATGAAAGGTTCTCCGAAACTGCCAAGCTGTGGCTTCTCAGCCCAGGCTGTGCAGGCGCTGTCTGCCTGTGGCGAGCGTTTCGCATACGTTGATATTTTACAGAATCCAGACATCCGTGCTGAGCTGCCAAAATACGCTAACTGGCCGACTTTCCCGCAGCTATGGGTGGATGGTGAACTGGTTGGCGGCTGCGACATTATCATTGAGATGTATCAGCGCGGCGAATTGCAGACACTGATTAAAGAGACTGCGGCTAAGCACAAATCTGAAGAGCCAGGCGAAGAGTAA
- the purR gene encoding HTH-type transcriptional repressor PurR gives MATIKDVAKRANVSTTTVSHVINKTRFVAEETRNAVWAAIKELHYSPSAVARSLKVNHTKTIGLLATSSEAPYFAEIIEAVENSCFEKGYTLILGNAHNNFEKQRAYLSMMAQKRVDGLLVMCSEYPESLLTMLEEYRHIPMVVMDWGEARADFTDSVVDNAFHGGYLAGRYLIERGHREIGAIPGQMERNTGGGRHAGFMKALQEAGIAIPENWIVQGDFEPESGYRAMQQILGQSHRPTAVFCGGDIMAMGAICAADEMGLRVPQDISIIGYDNVRNARFFSPALTTIHQPKDSLGETAFNMLLDRIVNKREESQSIEVHPRLIERRSVADGPFRDYRR, from the coding sequence ATGGCGACAATCAAGGATGTGGCGAAACGCGCAAACGTTTCCACTACAACCGTATCACATGTGATTAACAAAACCCGTTTTGTAGCGGAAGAGACGCGCAATGCGGTTTGGGCTGCAATCAAAGAGCTGCACTATTCGCCAAGCGCCGTCGCGCGTAGCCTGAAAGTTAATCACACTAAAACGATTGGCCTGTTAGCCACGTCCAGCGAAGCGCCCTATTTCGCCGAAATCATCGAAGCCGTTGAAAATAGCTGCTTTGAAAAAGGCTATACCCTCATTCTGGGTAACGCACACAATAACTTCGAAAAACAGCGTGCCTACTTATCAATGATGGCGCAAAAGCGCGTTGATGGCCTGCTGGTGATGTGCTCTGAGTACCCGGAATCACTTCTGACCATGCTCGAAGAGTACCGTCATATCCCAATGGTTGTGATGGACTGGGGTGAAGCGCGCGCTGATTTTACCGACTCCGTCGTCGATAACGCATTCCATGGCGGTTATCTGGCCGGGCGTTATTTGATCGAACGCGGTCATCGTGAAATTGGCGCTATTCCCGGGCAGATGGAACGCAACACCGGCGGCGGTCGCCATGCTGGCTTTATGAAAGCGCTGCAAGAGGCTGGTATCGCTATCCCGGAAAACTGGATTGTTCAGGGCGATTTTGAGCCGGAATCCGGTTATCGCGCGATGCAGCAGATCCTCGGTCAGTCTCATCGCCCTACCGCGGTGTTCTGCGGCGGGGATATTATGGCGATGGGTGCAATTTGTGCCGCCGATGAAATGGGGCTGCGCGTCCCGCAGGATATTTCCATTATCGGCTATGACAACGTGCGTAATGCTCGCTTCTTCTCACCCGCCCTGACGACGATTCACCAGCCAAAAGATTCCCTGGGTGAAACGGCATTTAACATGCTGCTGGATAGAATCGTTAACAAACGCGAAGAATCCCAGAGCATTGAAGTCCATCCGCGCCTGATTGAGCGCCGCTCAGTAGCTGATGGCCCATTCCGCGATTACCGCCGTTAA
- a CDS encoding YnhF family membrane protein, which yields MSTDLKFSITTTVIVLALIVCGALTAVLH from the coding sequence ATGAGCACCGACCTGAAATTTTCAATCACCACCACGGTTATCGTTCTGGCTTTGATTGTTTGTGGCGCGTTAACCGCCGTACTGCACTGA
- the gloA gene encoding lactoylglutathione lyase has translation MRLLHTMLRVGDLQRSINFYTNVLGMTLLRTSENPEYKYSLAFVGYGPETEEAVIELTYNWGTDSYDLGNAYGHIALGVDDAAEACERIRQNGGNVTREAGPVKGGSTVIAFVEDPDGYKIELIESKDAGKGLGN, from the coding sequence ATGCGCTTACTTCACACCATGCTGCGTGTTGGCGACCTGCAACGCTCCATCAACTTTTACACCAACGTACTGGGCATGACCCTGCTGCGTACCAGTGAAAATCCGGAATATAAATACTCTCTGGCGTTTGTTGGCTACGGCCCGGAAACCGAAGAAGCGGTTATCGAACTGACCTACAACTGGGGTACCGATAGCTACGATCTGGGTAACGCATACGGCCACATCGCCCTGGGCGTAGACGATGCGGCTGAAGCCTGCGAGCGCATTCGCCAGAACGGTGGCAACGTCACTCGCGAAGCGGGCCCGGTTAAAGGCGGCTCCACGGTAATTGCTTTCGTTGAAGATCCAGACGGTTACAAAATCGAACTGATCGAAAGTAAAGATGCCGGTAAAGGTTTGGGTAACTAA
- the eptA gene encoding phosphoethanolamine transferase EptA codes for MEALKKLQCNDSKFNLCCAFFFTLINSLFIKHAWEIIAPDSFHSWIFAISVPVVLFSAWLTTFSLINLPWLRKPLLVILVIGCAASNYFMYTYGAVIDKDMMTNVFETDSQEAVALITPQLLLWLGFAGVVPAVILAAIKIKPIRWWHTLLTRLVGVLAGLLIIILVASVFYKDYALLFRNNKGVVKMVTPANYISAISRYSKDRWFAGDRSLIKIGEDAKKGPLISQQKKKTVVVFVVGEASRAENYSLNGYVRETNPELKKRDVIYFPNASSCGTETAISVPCMFSNMPRKNYDADLARHQEGLLDVMAHAGVNLLWRENDGGCKGACDRIPHTDMTQWNLDSLCKDKSCWDDALLHRFGNVLDGLQQDSVIVLHLMGSHGPAYYRRYPDKFRQFTPTCDSNQIQDCDRQSLINTYDNTILYTDDIVSRTIDELKAHSEQFNTALVYLADHGESLGENGIYLHGTPYMLAPSQQTHIPFLFWLSKDYQQNFAVNTGCLAQKAAGEHVSQDNIFSTLLGMMDIKTSQYQPDMDILAGCRKA; via the coding sequence ATGGAAGCCCTTAAAAAGTTACAGTGTAACGATTCAAAGTTTAATCTTTGCTGTGCATTCTTCTTCACCCTAATCAATTCCCTGTTTATTAAGCACGCCTGGGAGATTATTGCTCCTGACTCGTTCCACAGCTGGATTTTTGCGATTTCCGTCCCGGTTGTACTGTTCAGTGCCTGGCTAACAACATTCAGCCTGATTAATTTGCCCTGGTTGCGTAAACCGCTGCTGGTTATCCTGGTCATTGGCTGTGCAGCCAGTAACTACTTTATGTACACCTACGGCGCGGTCATCGACAAAGATATGATGACCAACGTCTTCGAAACCGACTCCCAGGAAGCCGTGGCGCTTATTACTCCGCAATTACTGCTCTGGCTGGGGTTTGCAGGTGTTGTACCCGCGGTTATTCTGGCGGCAATTAAGATCAAACCGATACGCTGGTGGCACACCCTTCTCACTCGCCTGGTGGGCGTTCTGGCGGGCTTGCTGATCATTATTCTGGTGGCTTCGGTATTTTATAAAGATTACGCCTTGCTGTTTCGCAATAATAAAGGCGTGGTGAAAATGGTAACGCCCGCCAACTACATCAGCGCCATTAGCCGCTATAGCAAAGATCGCTGGTTTGCAGGCGATCGGTCGCTGATTAAAATTGGCGAAGATGCGAAAAAAGGCCCACTGATTAGCCAGCAGAAAAAGAAAACGGTCGTGGTGTTTGTGGTGGGCGAAGCGTCGCGCGCTGAAAACTATTCATTGAATGGTTACGTGCGCGAAACCAACCCGGAACTGAAAAAACGCGACGTGATCTACTTCCCTAACGCTTCTTCTTGCGGCACGGAAACAGCGATCTCTGTGCCCTGCATGTTCTCCAATATGCCACGCAAAAATTACGATGCGGATCTGGCGCGTCACCAGGAGGGTTTACTGGATGTGATGGCGCACGCGGGCGTTAACCTGCTGTGGCGTGAAAACGACGGCGGCTGTAAAGGGGCATGTGACCGTATTCCGCATACCGACATGACGCAGTGGAATCTGGACTCCCTGTGCAAAGATAAATCCTGTTGGGACGATGCGTTGCTGCACCGCTTTGGGAATGTACTGGACGGCTTGCAACAAGACTCCGTGATTGTCCTGCACCTGATGGGCAGCCACGGCCCGGCTTACTATCGCCGTTATCCGGATAAATTCCGCCAGTTCACTCCAACCTGTGACAGCAACCAGATTCAGGACTGCGATCGTCAGTCGCTCATTAATACCTATGACAACACGATTTTGTATACCGATGATATTGTCAGCCGAACCATTGATGAACTGAAAGCGCATAGCGAGCAGTTTAACACCGCGCTGGTCTACCTCGCCGATCACGGTGAATCGTTGGGTGAAAACGGGATTTACCTGCACGGCACGCCGTATATGTTGGCTCCCTCCCAGCAAACACATATTCCGTTCCTGTTCTGGCTGTCGAAGGATTATCAGCAAAATTTTGCGGTAAATACGGGCTGCCTGGCCCAAAAGGCCGCCGGTGAACACGTTTCTCAGGACAATATTTTCTCGACCCTTTTAGGCATGATGGATATTAAAACCTCACAATATCAGCCTGATATGGATATTCTCGCCGGTTGTCGTAAAGCCTGA